One window from the genome of Luteithermobacter gelatinilyticus encodes:
- a CDS encoding acyl-CoA dehydrogenase family protein, producing the protein MDFDYSDKVKQLRDKLTAFMDAYVYPAEQDYFAHIAPESRRWTIPPIMEELKQKARAEGLWNLFLPDSEYGAGLSNLEYAPLAEIMGRSVIGAEVFNCNAPDTGNMEVLVRYGTEAQKKTWLEPLLEGKIRSGFAMTEPDVASSDATNIQCAITREGDEYVINGRKWWTSGAMDPRCKILILMGKTNPEADIHHQQSMILVPMDTAGVKVLRPLHVFGDDDAPHGHAEILFENVRVPVENILLGEGRGFEIAQGRLGPGRIHHCMRLIGVAQRALEAMCVRAEDRVAFGKPLSAQGSVREDIARSRCEIEQARLLTLKAADKMDKAGNKAARDLIAMIKIVAPKMAQNVIDRAIQIHGGGGVCQDFFLARAFAYARTLRLADGPDQVHMAALAKQVLREYAPAKDILLKNMLLSVWRKA; encoded by the coding sequence ATGGATTTTGACTATTCGGACAAAGTGAAACAGTTGCGGGATAAACTGACGGCTTTTATGGACGCCTATGTTTATCCGGCAGAGCAGGACTATTTCGCCCATATTGCACCGGAGTCGCGGCGCTGGACAATCCCGCCGATCATGGAGGAATTGAAGCAAAAGGCCCGGGCCGAAGGATTATGGAACTTGTTTTTGCCGGACTCTGAATATGGGGCAGGTTTAAGCAATCTGGAATACGCCCCGCTGGCGGAAATCATGGGGCGTTCCGTTATCGGAGCTGAGGTGTTTAACTGTAATGCGCCGGACACCGGTAATATGGAAGTTTTGGTGCGTTATGGCACCGAGGCACAGAAAAAAACGTGGCTTGAGCCACTGCTGGAAGGCAAAATCCGCTCAGGTTTTGCCATGACTGAACCGGATGTGGCGTCTTCTGATGCCACAAATATCCAGTGCGCCATTACTCGGGAAGGGGATGAATATGTCATCAACGGGCGCAAATGGTGGACCAGCGGTGCCATGGACCCACGCTGCAAGATCTTGATCCTTATGGGTAAAACCAATCCGGAAGCAGATATTCACCATCAGCAGTCCATGATTCTAGTGCCCATGGATACAGCGGGTGTCAAGGTTTTGCGTCCGCTGCATGTTTTTGGTGATGATGATGCCCCGCATGGTCATGCCGAAATACTTTTTGAAAATGTGCGCGTCCCGGTTGAAAACATCCTTCTGGGCGAGGGGCGAGGGTTCGAAATTGCCCAAGGGCGGTTGGGGCCTGGCCGCATTCATCACTGCATGCGTCTGATCGGGGTGGCACAACGAGCGCTCGAAGCGATGTGTGTTCGGGCCGAGGATCGGGTAGCCTTTGGCAAACCGCTGAGCGCTCAGGGGTCGGTGCGCGAGGATATCGCCCGTTCCCGCTGCGAAATTGAACAGGCCCGTCTGCTGACCCTCAAGGCGGCGGACAAGATGGATAAGGCCGGCAACAAGGCAGCGCGAGATCTGATCGCCATGATCAAGATTGTAGCGCCAAAAATGGCCCAGAACGTCATTGACCGGGCCATACAGATTCACGGTGGCGGCGGTGTCTGTCAGGACTTTTTCCTGGCCCGGGCCTTTGCCTATGCCCGCACCCTGCGACTTGCGGACGGTCCCGACCAGGTGCATATGGCGGCCCTCGCCAAACAGGTGCTGCGTGAGTATGCCCCCGCTAAAGATATACTGTTGAAAAATATGCTACTGTCTGTATGGAGGAAGGCGTGA
- a CDS encoding phosphotransferase, which yields MTASIKHLDEEKLCRYLEQNLAGFRGPLKAQKFSDGQSNPTFKIEAASGSYVLRRKPPGKLLKSAHAVDREFRVLKALEKTDVPVATPYLLCQDDNVIGSWFYVMSYEEGRIFWDPVLPDLSREKRLAYYDEMNRVLAAIHGVDIQAVGLEDYGKPGNYFARQTRRWSQQYEASRTDRIESMEFLMSWLPDHIPEDEGQCCLIHGDFRLDNMIFHPDRPEVIAVVDWELSTLGHPLADLSYQCMQWRLPQSSPGIKGLGGVDRRAQGLPTEREYVRQYCERRGIAHIENWSFYLAFNFFRLAAIIQGVYKRALEGNASSDQAKKLGSMTRIVADYALDVIEQGEEVL from the coding sequence GTGACAGCATCGATAAAACATCTTGATGAAGAAAAATTGTGCCGTTATCTGGAACAAAATCTGGCCGGGTTCCGGGGGCCTTTGAAGGCACAGAAATTTTCGGACGGTCAATCCAATCCCACTTTTAAGATCGAGGCGGCTTCCGGTTCATATGTGCTGCGCCGCAAGCCGCCGGGTAAGCTGTTGAAATCGGCCCATGCCGTGGATCGGGAATTCCGGGTTCTCAAAGCACTGGAAAAAACCGATGTGCCGGTGGCGACACCGTATCTGTTGTGTCAGGACGATAATGTTATTGGCAGCTGGTTTTATGTCATGTCTTATGAAGAGGGCCGCATTTTCTGGGATCCGGTTTTGCCGGATCTCTCCCGGGAAAAGCGGCTGGCTTATTATGATGAAATGAACCGGGTTCTGGCGGCCATTCACGGGGTGGATATTCAGGCCGTAGGACTTGAGGATTATGGCAAGCCCGGCAATTATTTTGCACGTCAGACCCGGCGCTGGTCGCAGCAATATGAGGCCAGCCGCACCGACCGGATCGAAAGTATGGAGTTTCTGATGTCGTGGCTACCGGATCATATTCCGGAAGATGAGGGGCAATGCTGCCTGATTCATGGCGATTTCCGACTGGATAATATGATTTTTCACCCCGATCGGCCAGAAGTCATTGCGGTTGTGGATTGGGAACTATCCACTTTGGGGCACCCTCTGGCAGACCTGTCTTATCAATGCATGCAATGGCGCCTGCCACAGAGTTCACCAGGTATCAAAGGTCTGGGGGGCGTGGATCGACGGGCCCAGGGATTGCCGACTGAACGGGAATATGTGCGCCAATATTGTGAGCGCCGCGGTATTGCACACATTGAAAACTGGTCCTTTTATCTGGCGTTCAATTTTTTCCGGCTCGCCGCCATCATTCAGGGGGTTTACAAGCGGGCGTTGGAGGGAAACGCTTCCAGCGATCAGGCAAAAAAACTGGGAAGCATGACCCGAATTGTGGCAGATTATGCTCTGGATGTTATTGAACAGGGGGAGGAGGTCTTATGA
- a CDS encoding SDR family NAD(P)-dependent oxidoreductase, whose amino-acid sequence MTCESYADKVVMITGAGSGLGRAAACAFAKAGAKLVLSDLHQAELEETAFLAREVGGEVLWRLCDVRNKEQVIENVVAAEETFGRIDVAINNAGVEHALKPLAQCDTEEWEQTLDVNLKGVFYCMKYELQQMIRQNAGVILNVASIAGISGAPGLGPYAASKHGVVGLTRTAAAENARYNIRVNAICPGGTATPMVERYLNREEDDNAVRKLIGMVPMRRLARVEEIVDGMLWLCSDRNSFMTGQAVVFDGGLTAI is encoded by the coding sequence ATGACTTGTGAGAGTTATGCCGACAAAGTGGTGATGATTACCGGTGCTGGCTCCGGACTCGGCCGGGCGGCCGCCTGCGCCTTTGCCAAGGCCGGGGCAAAACTGGTGCTTTCAGATCTGCACCAGGCCGAACTGGAAGAGACGGCCTTTCTGGCGCGCGAAGTCGGCGGCGAGGTTCTGTGGCGTCTTTGTGACGTTCGCAATAAGGAACAGGTTATTGAGAACGTGGTTGCTGCCGAAGAAACATTCGGTCGGATTGACGTGGCGATTAATAATGCGGGTGTGGAGCATGCCCTAAAGCCCCTGGCCCAATGTGACACGGAAGAATGGGAACAGACACTGGACGTCAACCTCAAGGGGGTGTTTTATTGTATGAAATATGAGTTGCAGCAGATGATCCGGCAAAATGCCGGTGTTATTCTGAATGTAGCCTCCATTGCCGGAATCAGCGGTGCCCCGGGACTTGGTCCCTATGCGGCCAGCAAACATGGTGTCGTGGGACTGACCCGAACCGCCGCGGCCGAAAATGCCCGGTACAATATTCGCGTTAACGCCATCTGTCCGGGTGGCACTGCAACCCCTATGGTTGAACGTTATCTGAACAGGGAAGAAGACGATAATGCGGTGCGTAAGCTTATCGGCATGGTCCCCATGCGGCGTCTGGCCCGCGTCGAGGAAATTGTTGATGGCATGTTGTGGCTGTGTTCTGACCGAAACAGCTTCATGACCGGTCAGGCTGTCGTCTTCGACGGGGGACTGACGGCTATTTAA
- a CDS encoding Lrp/AsnC family transcriptional regulator: MKLDKIDHAILDELQKNGRISNADLADRVGLSQSACLRRVKALEEHHVIKGYSTIVDQSAAGLPDNVFVQITVEKQTKEKLAEFERKVRECPQIMECYLMSGDADYLLRVIVADASDYERLHMDVLTALPGVSQIKSNFSLRTVTKNTTIPFGLK; the protein is encoded by the coding sequence GTGAAATTAGACAAGATTGATCATGCTATTCTGGACGAGCTTCAGAAAAATGGGCGCATCAGCAATGCGGACCTGGCCGACCGGGTCGGCCTGTCCCAGTCCGCCTGTCTGCGCCGGGTCAAGGCCCTGGAAGAGCATCATGTCATCAAGGGATATTCCACCATCGTGGATCAAAGCGCTGCCGGCCTGCCGGACAATGTTTTTGTTCAGATAACAGTGGAAAAACAGACCAAGGAAAAACTCGCGGAATTTGAGCGCAAAGTCCGGGAATGCCCGCAAATCATGGAATGTTATTTGATGTCCGGGGATGCGGACTACCTGCTCAGGGTGATTGTTGCTGACGCTTCGGATTATGAACGCCTGCATATGGATGTGCTGACCGCCCTGCCCGGTGTCAGTCAAATCAAATCCAATTTCTCCTTGCGGACAGTGACCAAAAACACCACTATCCCTTTCGGCCTTAAATAG
- the ald gene encoding alanine dehydrogenase yields MIVGVPKEIKNHEYRVGLTPASASEFVRNGHKVVVETRAGEGVGFTDEDYRAVGAEILSTPEEIFEQAEMIVKVKEPQLNECAMLKEHHVLYTYLHLAPDPAQTDALLKSGCTAIAYETVTNDAGGLPLLAPMSEVAGRMSIQAGAHALEKASGGRGLLLGGVPGVAPAKVVIIGGGVSGMNAAEMAVGLGADVSVFDRNPDVLRRLDSRFRGSVKTRYSTGHDLEEAVLGADLVIGAVLVAGAAAPKLVSRDMVSQMKDGAVLVDISIDQGGCFETSHPTTHADPTFIVDGIVHYCVANMPGAVARTSTFALNNATLPFGLALANKGWKQACKDDPHLKNGVNVSGGFVTYEAVARDLGKEYRPLDL; encoded by the coding sequence ATGATTGTCGGTGTGCCAAAGGAAATCAAAAACCATGAATATCGCGTTGGTCTGACCCCGGCCAGCGCTTCAGAATTTGTCAGGAACGGTCACAAAGTGGTGGTGGAAACCCGTGCAGGTGAAGGGGTCGGCTTTACGGACGAGGATTACCGGGCAGTAGGGGCGGAAATTCTCTCAACGCCGGAAGAAATTTTCGAGCAGGCGGAAATGATCGTCAAGGTCAAAGAACCCCAGCTTAATGAATGCGCCATGCTGAAAGAGCACCATGTGCTCTATACCTATCTGCATCTGGCGCCAGATCCGGCCCAGACCGATGCGCTACTCAAATCGGGATGTACGGCCATTGCCTATGAAACCGTCACCAATGATGCAGGCGGTTTGCCGCTGCTGGCGCCGATGAGTGAAGTCGCTGGCAGAATGTCCATTCAGGCTGGCGCGCATGCGCTGGAAAAAGCGTCTGGTGGGCGGGGTCTATTGTTGGGTGGTGTACCCGGCGTGGCGCCGGCCAAGGTAGTGATTATCGGGGGCGGCGTGTCTGGGATGAACGCCGCAGAAATGGCTGTTGGCCTCGGGGCGGATGTAAGTGTTTTTGACCGTAATCCGGATGTGTTGCGGCGGTTGGACAGCCGATTCCGTGGCAGTGTCAAAACCCGTTATTCCACGGGTCATGACCTGGAAGAGGCCGTGCTTGGCGCGGATCTCGTGATCGGGGCGGTGCTGGTGGCGGGGGCGGCTGCACCGAAACTGGTCAGCCGGGATATGGTTAGCCAGATGAAGGATGGGGCGGTGCTGGTGGATATTTCCATCGACCAGGGCGGTTGTTTCGAGACCTCCCATCCGACCACTCATGCCGATCCCACCTTTATTGTGGATGGTATAGTCCATTATTGTGTGGCCAACATGCCGGGTGCTGTGGCACGGACCTCAACCTTTGCCCTGAATAATGCGACCCTTCCTTTTGGTCTGGCTCTGGCTAACAAGGGCTGGAAACAGGCATGTAAGGATGATCCGCATCTGAAAAACGGTGTTAATGTGTCTGGCGGGTTTGTGACTTATGAAGCCGTTGCTCGCGACTTGGGCAAGGAATATCGTCCGCTGGATCTGTAA
- a CDS encoding NADP-dependent malic enzyme, translated as MADDKFKETSLRYHTEPVPGKLAIVPTKPLANQRDLARAYSPGVAFACEAIVKDPAEAANVTARGNLVGVISNGTAVLGLGDIGPLASKPVMEGKAVLFKKFANINVFDIEINEKDPDKLVDIIAALEPTFGAINLEDIKAPECFIVEKALKERMNIPVFHDDQHGTAIVAGAAIYNGLRIVDKKLENVKLVSTGGGAASLACLDLLVNMGLPRENITLVDREGVVYEGRETDMNPYKARYARKTRERTLDEAIVGADVFLGLSAPGILKQEMVKKMAPRPFILALANPVPEILPEDAREARPDAIIATGRSDYPNQVNNVLCFPFLFRGALDVGATTINEEMKIAAVKAIADLAYQESEEQVANAYRGEELKFGPDYIIPKPFDPRLILEVAPAVAKAAMDTGVATRPLVDVEAYREELGNFVFKSNMLLQPVIEKAKQDIQRVIYAEGENESVLRAVQAVVDENLAQPILIGRPDVVARRIDRLGLRLKAGEDYELINPQQDDRYREYWQTYHRLVGRKGVSIEAAKTIVRTNTTVIAALAVLRGDADAMICGTYGRFDFHIRYIIDLIGKRSDTRKISTLSTLILPRQTLFLADAFMGVDPDTDQIVETTIAAAKKVEDFGIKPKIALLSHSNFGSSREPSARKMRKAAAILREQYPDMEVDGEMHAAAALDETLRNQLITDSRLKGAANLLIFPNLDAANIGLDLVKNIDNGLLVGPILLGTAMAAHIVTPATSARGILNMTAIAAVDAQKVKARNQAQDGASA; from the coding sequence ATGGCCGACGATAAATTCAAGGAAACTTCCCTTCGTTATCACACGGAACCCGTTCCCGGCAAACTGGCGATTGTGCCGACGAAACCCCTGGCGAACCAGCGGGATTTGGCTCGGGCCTATTCGCCCGGGGTGGCTTTTGCCTGTGAAGCCATAGTGAAGGATCCGGCAGAGGCCGCCAATGTGACGGCCCGAGGCAATCTGGTTGGGGTGATTTCCAATGGGACAGCCGTTCTTGGGCTGGGCGATATTGGCCCGCTGGCATCGAAACCGGTCATGGAAGGAAAGGCGGTTTTGTTCAAAAAATTTGCCAATATCAATGTGTTCGACATCGAAATCAACGAGAAGGATCCGGACAAGCTGGTGGACATTATTGCCGCTCTGGAACCCACTTTCGGGGCGATCAATCTGGAAGACATCAAGGCCCCTGAATGTTTCATTGTGGAAAAGGCGCTCAAGGAACGCATGAACATTCCCGTCTTTCACGATGATCAGCATGGGACAGCTATTGTGGCCGGGGCAGCCATTTATAACGGTCTGCGCATTGTGGACAAGAAACTTGAGAACGTAAAACTCGTCTCCACGGGCGGTGGGGCCGCCTCATTGGCCTGTCTTGACCTTTTGGTGAACATGGGACTACCGCGAGAAAACATCACTCTGGTCGATAGGGAAGGGGTTGTTTATGAGGGGCGAGAGACGGATATGAATCCCTATAAGGCCCGTTACGCGCGAAAAACCAGAGAGCGCACACTGGACGAGGCGATTGTGGGGGCGGATGTCTTTTTGGGGCTTTCCGCGCCAGGAATTTTGAAACAGGAAATGGTGAAAAAGATGGCGCCGCGGCCGTTTATCCTGGCGCTGGCTAATCCGGTTCCCGAAATCCTGCCGGAAGACGCCCGTGAGGCCCGTCCCGACGCGATCATCGCCACAGGGCGGTCCGATTATCCCAATCAGGTCAATAATGTACTGTGTTTCCCGTTTTTGTTCCGGGGCGCATTGGATGTGGGCGCTACCACCATCAATGAGGAAATGAAAATTGCCGCGGTCAAGGCCATTGCGGATCTCGCCTATCAGGAATCGGAAGAACAGGTGGCCAATGCCTATCGCGGCGAGGAACTGAAATTCGGTCCGGATTACATCATCCCCAAACCGTTTGATCCACGTCTTATTCTGGAAGTGGCTCCTGCCGTTGCCAAGGCCGCCATGGATACCGGTGTGGCCACGCGGCCGCTTGTGGATGTGGAAGCGTACCGGGAAGAACTGGGCAATTTCGTATTCAAGTCAAATATGCTGTTGCAGCCGGTCATTGAAAAGGCGAAGCAGGATATTCAGCGGGTCATCTATGCCGAAGGCGAAAATGAATCCGTGCTTAGGGCGGTGCAGGCCGTGGTGGATGAAAATCTGGCCCAGCCTATTCTGATTGGCCGACCGGATGTCGTGGCCCGTCGGATAGACCGGCTGGGGCTGCGGCTCAAAGCGGGAGAGGATTATGAGTTGATCAATCCGCAACAGGATGATCGCTACCGGGAATACTGGCAGACCTATCACCGTCTGGTGGGGCGCAAGGGGGTATCCATCGAAGCCGCCAAGACCATTGTCCGGACAAATACCACAGTCATTGCCGCGCTCGCAGTCTTGCGCGGCGATGCAGATGCCATGATTTGCGGCACTTATGGGCGGTTTGATTTTCATATCCGATATATCATTGATCTGATTGGCAAGCGCAGCGACACACGGAAAATCTCGACTTTAAGCACGCTGATTCTTCCGCGCCAGACTCTGTTCCTCGCAGATGCCTTCATGGGGGTGGATCCGGATACGGACCAGATTGTAGAAACCACCATTGCCGCGGCTAAAAAGGTAGAGGATTTCGGCATTAAACCGAAAATTGCCCTGTTGTCGCATTCCAACTTTGGGTCTTCGCGTGAGCCGTCCGCCCGGAAAATGCGCAAAGCCGCCGCCATACTCAGAGAACAATATCCGGACATGGAAGTGGACGGTGAAATGCATGCCGCGGCGGCCCTGGATGAAACCCTGCGCAATCAGCTGATCACCGACAGCCGGCTGAAAGGGGCCGCTAATTTGCTGATTTTCCCCAATCTTGATGCGGCCAATATCGGTTTGGATCTTGTCAAGAATATTGACAATGGTCTTCTGGTAGGGCCCATTCTTCTGGGGACAGCGATGGCGGCCCATATTGTGACGCCGGCCACCAGCGCGCGCGGCATTCTGAACATGACCGCCATTGCCGCTGTCGATGCCCAGAAAGTCAAGGCTCGAAATCAGGCCCAGGACGGCGCTAGCGCATGA
- a CDS encoding COX15/CtaA family protein, with protein MHDSVTRTNNRQIAVWLFSVCALIFLMIVVGGITRLTESGLSMVKWHPIHGVIPPLNESQWMEEFEAYKAYPEYQKVNRGMSLGEFKAIFFWEYGHRLLGRLIGLAFFVPFVFFLWRKKVEASLKPQLWLMFFLGGLQGLVGWWMVKSGLIDQPDVSHYRLTAHLGLAVFIFMYIFWVALGLVQPRAEKVDVSRSGRLAKFLVGLIFIQILLGGLVAGLNAGFIYNSWPLMEEALVPEGLFELSPWYINFFENLLTVQFDHRIGAYVIFALTTWLWWACRRQLGLTAHILMVTVIIQVLLGILTLIYVVPIPLAALHQAGAIVTLSASLYFLHRLKIQEGS; from the coding sequence ATGCATGACAGTGTAACCCGAACAAACAACCGCCAGATCGCCGTGTGGCTTTTTTCGGTTTGTGCGCTGATCTTTCTGATGATTGTAGTGGGAGGTATTACGCGCCTGACCGAATCTGGTCTGAGCATGGTGAAATGGCATCCCATTCACGGGGTCATACCGCCCCTGAATGAAAGTCAGTGGATGGAGGAATTCGAAGCCTACAAAGCCTATCCTGAATATCAGAAGGTCAACCGGGGCATGAGCCTAGGGGAGTTCAAAGCCATCTTCTTCTGGGAGTACGGGCACCGTCTTCTGGGGCGCCTGATTGGTCTGGCATTCTTTGTGCCGTTTGTCTTCTTTTTATGGCGTAAAAAGGTTGAAGCATCATTGAAACCGCAATTGTGGCTGATGTTTTTTCTGGGGGGGCTCCAGGGACTTGTGGGATGGTGGATGGTCAAAAGCGGCCTGATTGATCAGCCGGATGTGAGCCATTATCGCCTGACTGCTCATCTCGGTCTCGCAGTGTTTATTTTTATGTATATTTTCTGGGTGGCGCTGGGTTTGGTTCAGCCGCGAGCGGAAAAGGTGGACGTGTCTCGTTCCGGTCGGCTGGCAAAGTTCCTTGTGGGACTGATTTTTATCCAAATCCTGCTGGGCGGACTGGTGGCCGGCCTGAATGCAGGATTCATCTATAATAGCTGGCCGTTAATGGAGGAGGCCCTGGTGCCAGAAGGGCTTTTCGAGCTGTCCCCTTGGTATATCAATTTTTTTGAAAATCTGTTGACGGTTCAGTTTGATCACCGAATAGGGGCTTATGTGATTTTTGCCCTGACGACTTGGTTGTGGTGGGCCTGTCGCAGGCAATTGGGCTTGACCGCTCATATCCTGATGGTGACTGTGATCATTCAGGTGCTGCTCGGCATTTTAACACTGATCTATGTGGTGCCGATTCCGTTGGCGGCATTGCACCAGGCCGGGGCCATCGTTACCCTGTCAGCCAGCCTTTATTTCTTGCATCGTCTGAAGATACAGGAGGGCTCATGA
- the cutA gene encoding divalent-cation tolerance protein CutA, producing MTEYCSLYVTCAHKDEALMIARTLVREKLAACGNILDGMTSIYVWQGKSCEDSEVALLLKTTRDRQEAATTRIRELHSYDVPCVVVWPIEGGNPEYLDWISNSLKP from the coding sequence ATGACGGAATATTGCAGTCTGTATGTGACCTGCGCCCACAAGGATGAGGCGCTGATGATTGCTCGAACGTTGGTGAGGGAAAAGCTTGCCGCTTGTGGCAATATCCTTGACGGCATGACGTCCATCTATGTGTGGCAAGGCAAGTCGTGTGAAGATTCGGAGGTGGCCTTGCTTCTCAAAACGACACGGGACAGGCAGGAAGCGGCCACGACCCGAATACGGGAACTGCATTCCTATGATGTGCCTTGTGTGGTGGTCTGGCCCATCGAAGGCGGCAACCCGGAATATCTGGACTGGATCAGCAACAGTTTGAAGCCCTGA
- a CDS encoding GFA family protein, translating into MKATGQCQCGAKKFTVETDDYHAYYCHCRMCQRAVGNIFATFVNLPKNAVRWSGEEPDIYHSSKIAQRGYCATCGTPLTFAFPDSNRMDITVGSFDDPSLFTPQSHFGVESRIMSWHKPDGLPEERTEDSKAVMERWRRAETL; encoded by the coding sequence ATGAAAGCAACAGGTCAATGTCAATGCGGGGCTAAAAAATTCACAGTGGAAACGGATGACTATCACGCCTATTATTGCCATTGCCGGATGTGTCAGCGTGCCGTTGGTAATATTTTCGCGACATTTGTCAATCTTCCTAAAAATGCCGTACGCTGGAGCGGCGAAGAGCCCGACATCTATCATTCATCCAAAATCGCACAGCGCGGATATTGTGCCACCTGTGGCACGCCGCTCACCTTTGCTTTCCCGGATTCCAACAGGATGGATATCACTGTTGGCAGTTTTGATGACCCGAGCCTGTTCACGCCGCAAAGCCATTTCGGCGTGGAAAGCCGCATCATGAGCTGGCACAAGCCTGACGGCCTGCCGGAAGAGCGCACCGAGGACTCCAAAGCGGTCATGGAACGTTGGCGCCGGGCCGAAACATTATAG
- a CDS encoding O-acetylhomoserine aminocarboxypropyltransferase: MTESYNFSTLAVHAGQHSDPATGACATPIYQTASFEFESPEQAAALFNLQEFGNIYSRLTNPTVSVLEARVAALEGGTAALAVASGHAAQLITFHTLMEPGDEIIASTKLYGGSITQMGHSFRKFGWSTRFIEPDPELMKAAITPKTKAIFVESLANPGGIVTDIAALADVAHEAGIVLVVDNTLATPYLCRPIEHGADIVVHSLTKFLGGQGNSIGGVIVDSGRFDWMKSKKYPTLSEPCAAYHGMTFGETFGETMGNIAFAIACRALGLRDLGPALSPMNAFLILNGIETLPLRMQRHCDNALEVAKFLKNHDKVDWVSYAGLEDDPYHALQQKYMPKGGGAVMTFGVKGGYEAGVKVVRSVKLFKHLANIGDTRSLIIHPSSTTHRQLPEADQVKAGAGPDVIRLSVGIEDVADIKADLDQALTA; the protein is encoded by the coding sequence ATGACTGAATCCTATAACTTTTCAACTTTGGCCGTTCATGCGGGCCAGCACTCCGATCCCGCCACAGGTGCTTGTGCCACCCCTATTTATCAGACAGCCTCTTTTGAATTTGAAAGTCCGGAACAGGCTGCCGCGCTGTTTAATCTGCAGGAGTTCGGTAATATTTACAGTCGACTCACCAACCCGACTGTAAGTGTGCTTGAAGCCCGTGTTGCCGCCCTTGAAGGCGGTACTGCCGCTCTGGCCGTCGCCTCCGGACATGCTGCCCAGCTGATCACCTTCCATACGTTGATGGAACCCGGTGACGAAATCATTGCCTCGACCAAACTTTATGGCGGATCCATTACCCAGATGGGCCACAGTTTCCGTAAATTCGGATGGTCCACCCGTTTTATCGAACCGGACCCGGAATTGATGAAAGCCGCCATCACGCCCAAGACCAAGGCCATTTTTGTGGAAAGCCTGGCCAATCCCGGCGGGATCGTCACGGATATTGCCGCCCTTGCCGACGTGGCCCATGAAGCCGGCATTGTTCTAGTGGTGGATAATACACTGGCAACCCCCTATCTGTGCCGCCCTATTGAACATGGTGCGGATATTGTGGTTCACAGCCTCACCAAATTCCTTGGTGGCCAGGGCAACAGCATCGGCGGTGTGATTGTGGATTCCGGCCGCTTCGACTGGATGAAAAGCAAAAAATACCCAACCCTTAGTGAACCCTGTGCGGCATATCATGGCATGACTTTCGGGGAAACCTTTGGGGAGACCATGGGCAATATCGCTTTTGCTATTGCCTGTCGGGCGCTGGGGCTTCGTGACCTGGGGCCGGCTTTGTCGCCCATGAATGCCTTTCTGATTCTCAATGGTATCGAAACCCTGCCGCTGAGGATGCAGCGTCATTGCGACAATGCGCTGGAAGTGGCCAAGTTCCTCAAAAATCATGACAAGGTGGATTGGGTGTCCTATGCTGGTCTCGAGGATGACCCGTATCACGCCCTGCAACAGAAATACATGCCCAAGGGCGGTGGAGCAGTCATGACCTTCGGGGTCAAGGGTGGATATGAGGCCGGGGTGAAAGTGGTCCGTTCCGTTAAGCTGTTTAAACATCTGGCCAATATCGGCGATACCCGCAGCCTGATCATTCACCCCTCCTCCACCACGCACCGGCAGTTGCCCGAAGCCGACCAGGTCAAGGCGGGCGCCGGTCCGGATGTAATCAGGCTGTCCGTCGGAATTGAGGATGTGGCGGACATCAAGGCCGACCTGGATCAGGCGCTGACTGCCTGA
- the rplM gene encoding 50S ribosomal protein L13 — MKTYSAKPADIEKKWIVIDAENVVLGRLAAIVASRLRGKHKPTFTPHMDDGDNVIVINAAKVKLTGKKLDDKIHYWHTGYPGGIKSRNARQILESDHPERLVIKAVQRMIPRGPLGRQQMRNLRVYAGSEHPHAAQNPEVLDVAGMNDKNTRSR; from the coding sequence ATGAAAACTTATTCTGCTAAACCGGCAGATATCGAGAAAAAATGGATCGTCATTGATGCCGAAAATGTTGTGCTCGGACGTCTGGCGGCCATTGTGGCTTCTCGTCTGCGCGGTAAACACAAACCGACTTTTACCCCGCATATGGATGACGGGGACAACGTCATTGTGATCAATGCTGCCAAGGTTAAGCTGACTGGCAAAAAATTAGATGACAAGATCCATTACTGGCATACCGGTTATCCGGGCGGGATCAAAAGCCGCAACGCCCGCCAGATCTTGGAAAGTGACCATCCGGAACGTCTGGTGATCAAGGCGGTTCAGCGTATGATTCCGCGTGGCCCGCTGGGGCGTCAGCAAATGCGTAACTTGCGTGTTTATGCCGGAAGTGAACATCCTCATGCCGCTCAAAATCCGGAAGTTCTGGATGTTGCGGGCATGAATGACAAAAATACAAGGAGCCGTTAA